From the genome of Anabrus simplex isolate iqAnaSimp1 chromosome X, ASM4041472v1, whole genome shotgun sequence, one region includes:
- the LOC137503253 gene encoding zinc finger protein ZFP2-like, with the protein MRSHTGEKSYRCNICSKSYIQKGNLTKHMRTHTGEKPYSCGVCGKSFIQKGSLTYHVRIHTGERPFNCGVCSKSFIQKGSLTVHMQTHTGEKPYSCHVCSKSFIQRCKLTDHMRTHTGEKPYSCNVCSRSFILKGILTGHMRTHTGEKPYRCNVCGKSFRKKGNLTEHMRIHTGEKPYSCRVCGKSFIKRGKLTDHMRTHTGEKPYSCNVCSRSFILKGILTGHMRTHTVEKPYSCNVCGKSFRKKGSLTEHMRTHTGEKPYSCRVCGK; encoded by the coding sequence atgcggtctcacacaggcGAAAAGTCATACCGTTGCAATATCTGTAGCAAATCATACAtacagaaaggcaatctgaccaaacatatgcggacccatacaggtgagaagccatacagctgcggtgtctgtggcaaatcattcatacagaaaggcagtctaacctATCATGTGCGGATtcatacaggtgagaggccattcAATTGCGGTGTCTGCAGCAAGTCATTCATTCAGAAAGGCAGTTTGACCGTTCATAtgcagacccatacaggcgagaagccatacagctgccatgtctgtagcaaatcattcatacagagatgcaaactaaccgatcatatgcggacccatacaggcgagaagccttacagttgcaatgtctgtagcagatcattcattctgaaaggcattctaaccggtcatatgcggactcatacaggtgagaagccatacaggtgcaatgtctgtggcaaatcattcaggaagaaaggcaatctaaccgaacatatgcggatccatacaggtgagaagccatacagctgccgtgtctgtggcaaatcattcataaagagaggcaaactaaccgatcatatgcggactcatacaggcgagaagccttacagctgcaatgtctgtagcagatcattcattctgaaaggcattctaaccggtcatatgcggacccatacagttgagaagccatacagttgcaatgtatgtggcaaatcattcaggaagaaaggcagtctgaccgaacatatgcggacccatacaggtgagaagccatacagctgccgtgtctgtggcaaa